Within the Thermanaeromonas toyohensis ToBE genome, the region GATACTCATTGGAGCTGGAACAGTCCTGGATGCCGAGACGGCGCGGGCAGCCATCCTTGCCGGAGCCGAATTTTTAGTTAGCCCCTGTTTGAACTTGGATATGATCAAGATGTGTAACCGTTACCAGAAGGTCAGCATGCCTGGGGCTATGTCCATAAAAGAAGTGGTGGAAGTGATGGAAGCGGGCGGCGATTTTGTAAAGTTATTCCCGGGGAGTGCTTTCGGTCCGGAAATGGTAAAGGCTATTAAAGGCCCTCTGCCTTATGCACCTTTGGTTCCTACTGGTGGGGTAAGCCTAGAAAATGTAGCCGAATGGATTAAGGCTGGATGCGAAGCAGTAGGCGTGGGCGGCGAGCTCACTAAAGGGGCTAAAACAGGCAATTATGAGCTGGTAACCGAAACGGCGAAAAAATTTGTGGAGGCCATTCGGGCTGCCCGTAAGTAAAAGAGAAGGAGGAACGTACTGGAGTTAGCGCGTAAAGAACTTAGGTAAAGAAAACTGGGGCTAAAAAGAACCTTAGGATTGCCCGAGAGCTAATCGAGGGTTAGGCGCTTGTAGAATTAATTTTTGAGGAGGAACTTTCCATGGCTAAAGTAGTAACCTTCGGCGAGATAATGCTTAGGCTTTCACCTCCAGGGTATTCCCGGCTGGTGCAGGCGGACCACCTAGAGGTCACCTACGGCGGCGGGGAAGCCAATGTAGCTGTATCTATTGCCAATTACGGTGGTGATGCAGCCTTTGTAACTAAGGTGCCTGCTAATCCCTTAGGCCAGGCAGCCATTAATCATCTGCGCCGTTTTGGAGTAGATACCCGCTATATTTTGCGGGGAGGTGAACGCCTGGGGATTTACTTCCTGGAGCATGGCGCTTCCCAGCGGCCCTCTAAAGTGGTGTATGATCGTAAGGGTTCCAGCATTTCTCAAGTACAACCCGGCGAATTTAATTGGGAGGAGATCTTCCAGGGAGCTAAATGGTTCCACTTCACTGGAATCACACCGGCCTTGGGGGATAATGTGGCCGCGGTGACTCTGGAAGCCGTGCAGGCGGCCAAGAAGCTGGGCCTTACGGTTAGCTGCGATCTTAACTACCGTAAGAACCTATGGTCGCCCGCCAAGGCTCAGGAGACTATGACTAAGCTAATACAATATGTAGACATTGCCATTGGCAATGAAGAGGATGCGGAGAAGGTTTTTGGAATTAAAGCCGCAGCCTCGGATGTGACTACAGGTCAGCTTAACGAAGAGGGGTACCGGCAGGTGGCTTTAGAGCTTGTCCGCAGGTTTAACTTGAAGATGGTGGCCATTACTTTAAGGGAGAGCTATTCGGCCTTTGATAACGGTTGGTCGGCCCTCCTTTACGATGGGAAAGAATTTTACCGCTCCCGACGCTACCAGATCCATATCGTGGACCGGGTAGGAGGCGGGGATGCCTTTGCTGGGGGGCTGATTTATGCCCTCATGGAAGGTTTCCACGTACGCGATGCTCTAGAATTTGCGGTAGCTGCTTCTTGTCTAAAGCACACCATACCTGGTGACTTTAACCATGTCACCCGGGAGGAAGTAATGACCCTTATGCAAGGTGATGCTTCTGGACGCGTCCAGAGGTAGGTTAAGGATCAAGTTGCCTCGATTATCAACTATTATCAATAATATTTTTCGGTTAATTAGTTCTACTAAATTAGAGAGTCCCTGGGGCTACTGTTATAATAGCTCCAGGGCTCTCTTTTTTGATATAGGTTTTAAAAGGAGATTTAAAGGGGTGATACAAGTGGGTGAAACAGGGAGCGTACAGGTGTTAGAGAGGGCTCTTAAAATCTTAGAAGCCTTAGCCCGGGAACGGGAAGGACTGGGCCTTAATGAACTTGCCCGGAGGGTAGGGTTGCATAAGAGTACAACTTACCGACTGCTGCAGACGTTAAAAGAATATGGGTATGTGGATCAGGATAATACTTACGGACACAAGAAGTATACGTTAGGATTTAAAATACTGGAGCTAAGCGGAAGCCTTCTAGAGGGCCTTGATGTGCGCAAAGTTGCCCGGCCCTATCTTGAGCAACTGGCTGCCCAGACCCAGGAGGTGGCTCACCTGGTAATTCCCGACGGGGATGAAGCCGTCTATGTAGATAAGGTCGAAGGTAACCGTACTATACGCATGTACTCCCAGATCGGACGGAGGGTACCGCTCCATTCTACAGCTGTGGGTAAGGCCATCCTGGCTTGTCTTCCTTGGCCGGAGGTGGAGAGCCTTTTAAGCAATAAGGGGCTACCCCGGTTTACTTCCCGTACCATCGTTGACTGGAGCACACTAGCAGAGCACTTAGAACAGGTACGCAAGCAGGGTTATGCTGTGGATGATGGAGAAAATGAGGAAGGTATCCGCTGCGTAGGTGCTGCTATTTTAGATCATCGGGGTAGGGTAATAGCAGCCTTAAGCCTTTCAGGTTCGGAAGTTCATATGACTTGGGAAAGGATTCCAGAGCTAGGTAGCCTGGTACGCGAGGCGGCTAAAGAAATTTCTCGCCGGATGGGATTTCAGAGGAATGCTAGCAGGGATTTTTGATCTACCTGGCGAACCATATTTTATGTTAACTTTTTTCTGGGCACAGTTTGAAAGCTGTGAGGGGAGAGAAGAAGAATGCGACGTCTCGGACTTCTGTCTGGCAAGAAAATTTTGCCCATTGTGTTAGCCCTACTTTTTATCTTTGGACCAGCTGCTGAAGGAGCGGTATATTATAGTCCGGTAGGGTATTATACCCAGCGCTTGTTTGTTTCCTGGCCAGGGTGGCTTTACCGCTTTAAGCTGGTAACGCAACCTGTTTCCCAGCACTGGCCAGTACCGTCTACCCCTCAATCTCAGCCTACCACAGTACCTTCTGCTCAGTTTCAGCCTATTCCGGCCCCTAAACCTAGCCTTATTCCCGCGCCAAAGCCTACACCTACTACTCCTTTGTCTGGGAGTGCTTCTTACCAGTTAAGTCTTTATGAGCAACGGGTAGTAGAATTGGTAAATGCTGAGCGGCTTAAAGCTGGCCTTACGCCTCTACAAGTAGACCTTGATCTTTCCCGGGTAGCCCGGCTTAAGGCTGAAGATATGCGGGATAAGAACTACTTTAGCCATAATTCCCCTACCTATGGTTCCTTTATAGAGATGCTACGCCGTTTCGGGATACCTTACCGGACGGCTGGAGAAAACATCGCTGCTGGCTACCGTAGTCCGGAGGCGGTAGTAGCGGCTTGGATGGCCAGCCCAGGCCATAAAAGCAACATTCTTAATCCAACCTTTACCAGACTCGGGGTAGGCTATGCGAGCGGCGGAAGTTATGGCCATTATTGGGTACAACTGTTTATAGGGCGCTAAAGATTTTGGCTCCGGGTGCGGCTAGAGGCGCGCCTTTTTCTTTTTATGGGAGCTATGAACTTTCTTGCTCATAGCAGGAAAGTAAAGGGGTTATGGCGAATTGACAGCGAGGGGCAGGAGAAGGCCGGGCTGACATGGTAAAAAACTTGAGCCGGCGGTGGTGAAGGTGGCAGTATATGGCAGTATACAGGCTCAATGTTTACGGCGAGATGTGCCCACTGCCCATTATACGTACCAAATTACGGCTTAAAGGTTTGGCCCAGGGTGATATCCTTATTGTGGAAAGCGACCATAGTTGCACAACCCAAGCCCTGGTGGATGTGGTAAGGAAGATGGGGCACCGCACCCAGGTTCGGGTAGTAGGAAACGGCCTCTGGGAGATCCATATTGAAAAAAGCTCATGACGCTAGCAGAAAGCTTTAGGGTTCGACAAGATGAAGCGGCAAAACCGTTTTTGAAGATTGTTCATGGGTTTTCCCCGGTGGTAGACAATGTTGAAGGTGGTGCGGAAGGAGATACCTTCCACCTTAAGAGCTTTTAAAGTACCGCTTCCCAGCTCGGCCTTGACGGTAAGCCGGGAA harbors:
- a CDS encoding sulfurtransferase TusA family protein, which codes for MAVYRLNVYGEMCPLPIIRTKLRLKGLAQGDILIVESDHSCTTQALVDVVRKMGHRTQVRVVGNGLWEIHIEKSS
- a CDS encoding CAP domain-containing protein, whose amino-acid sequence is MRRLGLLSGKKILPIVLALLFIFGPAAEGAVYYSPVGYYTQRLFVSWPGWLYRFKLVTQPVSQHWPVPSTPQSQPTTVPSAQFQPIPAPKPSLIPAPKPTPTTPLSGSASYQLSLYEQRVVELVNAERLKAGLTPLQVDLDLSRVARLKAEDMRDKNYFSHNSPTYGSFIEMLRRFGIPYRTAGENIAAGYRSPEAVVAAWMASPGHKSNILNPTFTRLGVGYASGGSYGHYWVQLFIGR
- a CDS encoding bifunctional 4-hydroxy-2-oxoglutarate aldolase/2-dehydro-3-deoxy-phosphogluconate aldolase, with the protein product MQKLKTMQRIIDCGIVAVVRAEGPEQALKIAEAIKAGGVEAIEIALTVPGAIDVIRELARAYRNGEILIGAGTVLDAETARAAILAGAEFLVSPCLNLDMIKMCNRYQKVSMPGAMSIKEVVEVMEAGGDFVKLFPGSAFGPEMVKAIKGPLPYAPLVPTGGVSLENVAEWIKAGCEAVGVGGELTKGAKTGNYELVTETAKKFVEAIRAARK
- a CDS encoding sugar kinase; translation: MAKVVTFGEIMLRLSPPGYSRLVQADHLEVTYGGGEANVAVSIANYGGDAAFVTKVPANPLGQAAINHLRRFGVDTRYILRGGERLGIYFLEHGASQRPSKVVYDRKGSSISQVQPGEFNWEEIFQGAKWFHFTGITPALGDNVAAVTLEAVQAAKKLGLTVSCDLNYRKNLWSPAKAQETMTKLIQYVDIAIGNEEDAEKVFGIKAAASDVTTGQLNEEGYRQVALELVRRFNLKMVAITLRESYSAFDNGWSALLYDGKEFYRSRRYQIHIVDRVGGGDAFAGGLIYALMEGFHVRDALEFAVAASCLKHTIPGDFNHVTREEVMTLMQGDASGRVQR
- a CDS encoding IclR family transcriptional regulator, translating into MIQVGETGSVQVLERALKILEALAREREGLGLNELARRVGLHKSTTYRLLQTLKEYGYVDQDNTYGHKKYTLGFKILELSGSLLEGLDVRKVARPYLEQLAAQTQEVAHLVIPDGDEAVYVDKVEGNRTIRMYSQIGRRVPLHSTAVGKAILACLPWPEVESLLSNKGLPRFTSRTIVDWSTLAEHLEQVRKQGYAVDDGENEEGIRCVGAAILDHRGRVIAALSLSGSEVHMTWERIPELGSLVREAAKEISRRMGFQRNASRDF